A section of the Humulus lupulus chromosome 2, drHumLupu1.1, whole genome shotgun sequence genome encodes:
- the LOC133818448 gene encoding triacylglycerol lipase 2-like isoform X1 has protein sequence MMANVLTSIILVFLFAVSEVARGSRTKLAPVHGPGRRFSALKPSGDDGICSSMVEKQGYVCQEHTVTTQDGYILSIQRIPGVLPEGKAENSIPVLLQHGVLMDGVTWLLLPPHQSLAFLLADNGFDVWIANTRGTKYSRGHASLTPEDGSYWNWSWDELVAYDLPATLHYVHDQTGQKLHYVGHSLGTLMALASFSKEQLLNMLRSAALLSPIAYVGQLTSPLARNAAENFIAETLYWLGIHEFVPRGEAVMKLLRDICKKPGIDCTDLLTSFTGVNCCLNSSIVDIFLDHEPQSTATKNMIHLAQMIRDGTITMFNYGTEDENWKHYGQPNPPVYRTSIPNNLPLFVSYGGRDALSDTRDVRLLLDSLRDHERDKLVVQYREDYAHADYVMGQNAKKVVYDHLIAFFRLQ, from the exons ATGATGGCCAATGTTTTAACCTCAATCATTCTAGTTTTCCTGTTTGCTGTGTCAGAAGTTGCAAGAGGATCCAGAACAAAGCTAGCTCCAGTCCATGGCCCGGGTCGCCGTTTTTCTGCTTTGAAACCTTCTGGGGATGATGGCATTTGTTCTTCTATGGTGGAGAAACAAGGATATGTTTGTCAAGAACACACG GTGACCACTCAAGATGGGTACATTCTTAGCATTCAGAGAATTCCAGGGGTACTGCCAGAGGGCAAAGCAGAAAACAGTATACCTGTTCTTCTGCAACATGGTGTTCTGATG GATGGAGTAACATGGCTGCTACTCCCTCCACACCAGTCGTTGGCATTTCTCTTGGCAGATAATGGATTTGATGTATGGATAGCGAATACTCGTGGAACAAAATACAGCCGCGGCCATGCATCGCTCACTCCTGAAGATGGG tcTTATTGGAATTGGTCATGGGATGAATTGGTGGCTTATGATCTCCCAGCTACACTCCATTATGTGCATGATCAAACAGGACAGAAGCTGCACTATGTTGGGCATTCACTG GGAACTTTGATGGCTTTGGCTTCTTTTTCCAAAGAACAGCTATTAAATATGTTGAGATCAGCAGCTCTTCTTAGCCCAATTGCTTATGTGGGTCAGTTGACCTCACCCCTTGCAAGAAATGCTGCCGAGAACTTTATTGCCGAG ACGCTGTACTGGTTAGGCATTCACGAATTTGTTCCAAGAGG GGAGGCTGTAATGAAACTTCTTAGAGATATCTGCAAGAAACCAGGCATTGACTGCACCGACTTGTTGACCTCGTTCACAG GAGTAAATTGCTGCCTGAATTCTTCCATAGTAGATATTTTTCTAGACCACGAGCCTCAGTCAACAGCAACCAAAAACATGATCCATCTGGCTCAGA TGATAAGAGATGGAACGATCACGATGTTTAACTATGGAACCGAAGATGAGAACTGGAAACACTATGGGCAGCCTAATCCACCAGTCTACAGGACCAGCATTCCAAATAACCTTCCTCTCTTTGTCAGCTATGGAGGGAGAGATGCTCTCTCTGATACCAGAGATGTAAGACTTCTGTTGGACAGTCTCAGAGATCATGAACGCGATAAGCTTGTGGTTCAGTACAGAGAAGATTATGCTCATGCTGATTATGTAATGGGCCAAAATGCTAAGAAAGTTGTTTATGATCATCTGATAGCCTTCTTTAGGCTTCAATGA
- the LOC133818448 gene encoding triacylglycerol lipase 2-like isoform X2: protein MNRFRASRTSVSGSAAVAQLRKKAFNSWAAIQDTFFSTKDIFERHRVVFTVGTSIASVATAWFGYSLRHLHDSKVDQRLESIEKAMKNSHLSGHSEIRKIVDSRGFSTPSCVATAGTTLIIGYGLGWRGGRWYANRKFRKEQMKMLGQLKPRRWQFLGRVTTQDGYILSIQRIPGVLPEGKAENSIPVLLQHGVLMDGVTWLLLPPHQSLAFLLADNGFDVWIANTRGTKYSRGHASLTPEDGSYWNWSWDELVAYDLPATLHYVHDQTGQKLHYVGHSLGTLMALASFSKEQLLNMLRSAALLSPIAYVGQLTSPLARNAAENFIAETLYWLGIHEFVPRGEAVMKLLRDICKKPGIDCTDLLTSFTGVNCCLNSSIVDIFLDHEPQSTATKNMIHLAQMIRDGTITMFNYGTEDENWKHYGQPNPPVYRTSIPNNLPLFVSYGGRDALSDTRDVRLLLDSLRDHERDKLVVQYREDYAHADYVMGQNAKKVVYDHLIAFFRLQ, encoded by the exons ATGAACCGATTTCGAGCTTCACGTACTTCGGTTTCAGGCTCCGCCGCCGTTGCCCAGTTGAGGAAGAAAGCTTTCAATTCATGGGCGGCTATTCAGGATACATTTTTCTCAACCAAA gATATATTTGAAAGGCATAGGGTGGTGTTTACAGTTGGCACCTCTATAGCATCAGTAGCCACAGCGTGGTTTG GGTATTCTTTACGCCACCTACACGATTCAAAAGTTGATCAAAGGCTTGAATCAATCGAGAAAGCT ATGAAAAACAGTCATCTTAGTGGACATTCAGAGattaggaagattgttgattccAGAGGTTTTAGCACACCTTCTTGTGTAGCCACTGCTGGAACCACTTTAATTATTGG GTATGGCTTGGGTTGGCGAGGTGGAAGATGGTATGCGAATAGAAAATTCAGAAAAGAGCAGATGAAAATGCTAGGGCAACTAAAACCTAGGAGATGGCAGTTTCTTGGACGG GTGACCACTCAAGATGGGTACATTCTTAGCATTCAGAGAATTCCAGGGGTACTGCCAGAGGGCAAAGCAGAAAACAGTATACCTGTTCTTCTGCAACATGGTGTTCTGATG GATGGAGTAACATGGCTGCTACTCCCTCCACACCAGTCGTTGGCATTTCTCTTGGCAGATAATGGATTTGATGTATGGATAGCGAATACTCGTGGAACAAAATACAGCCGCGGCCATGCATCGCTCACTCCTGAAGATGGG tcTTATTGGAATTGGTCATGGGATGAATTGGTGGCTTATGATCTCCCAGCTACACTCCATTATGTGCATGATCAAACAGGACAGAAGCTGCACTATGTTGGGCATTCACTG GGAACTTTGATGGCTTTGGCTTCTTTTTCCAAAGAACAGCTATTAAATATGTTGAGATCAGCAGCTCTTCTTAGCCCAATTGCTTATGTGGGTCAGTTGACCTCACCCCTTGCAAGAAATGCTGCCGAGAACTTTATTGCCGAG ACGCTGTACTGGTTAGGCATTCACGAATTTGTTCCAAGAGG GGAGGCTGTAATGAAACTTCTTAGAGATATCTGCAAGAAACCAGGCATTGACTGCACCGACTTGTTGACCTCGTTCACAG GAGTAAATTGCTGCCTGAATTCTTCCATAGTAGATATTTTTCTAGACCACGAGCCTCAGTCAACAGCAACCAAAAACATGATCCATCTGGCTCAGA TGATAAGAGATGGAACGATCACGATGTTTAACTATGGAACCGAAGATGAGAACTGGAAACACTATGGGCAGCCTAATCCACCAGTCTACAGGACCAGCATTCCAAATAACCTTCCTCTCTTTGTCAGCTATGGAGGGAGAGATGCTCTCTCTGATACCAGAGATGTAAGACTTCTGTTGGACAGTCTCAGAGATCATGAACGCGATAAGCTTGTGGTTCAGTACAGAGAAGATTATGCTCATGCTGATTATGTAATGGGCCAAAATGCTAAGAAAGTTGTTTATGATCATCTGATAGCCTTCTTTAGGCTTCAATGA